A segment of the Spiroplasma helicoides genome:
ATACCGGATTACCAAGCGAGCCTGGACATGGTGGAGGATTTCAAAATGAGATTGAATGTGGGTGTGGACTCAAAGGTTGTGTAGAGCCCATTTCATCTGCAACCGGTATTGAAAGAGCTTTAAGAGAACAAGGTAAAGTTTCAAAGGGTGAACTAGGTAAACGTTACAAAGAATTGGGAGATGATCTCCATATTATTGATATCGCGGATTTGTTTTTGGGTGGTGATCAAGAAGTTATAGATATTTTTTACAAAGCACTTGAACCATTGGCAAAGATTATCTCTGTATTGATTCACTTCTTTGATATTTCAATCATCGTTATTGGTGGTGGACCATCTAATTTAGGAGAACCACTAATGGAGTTGATTAGAAAACAACTTAAACATTATGTTTTACCAGACTTTTATGAAAAATTAAACTTAGTTCAAACTTCTTTAAGAGGACTTGTTGGGAACTGGGGAGTTTATGAATATGGTAAGTCAGCATTCAACTTAAAGTAAAGTAAAAACCAAGGTTTCTTGGTTTTTACTTTATAATATGATATATTTTAAGTAGTTATAAATTGGCTATTTATTTATATTTTAAATTATAAATGAAATAGGAATGAATTAATTTTTTTTACTATTTTTAGCATTATAGTTGAATGTACAAGAACGGCTTTACTTTACTTTATTTTGTTAGTAGATGGGTTATTAATTATCTAAATTTTGATATATTAAAGGTGATCACAAATGGAGCGTTACGAAAAATTTCCTGAAATAAAAAATATCTATAAAAAGATTTTAAAAAGTAAAGATAACTATAAAAAAAATATTTTAGAGTTAAAAAGCTCAAAACCTTTTTTATATGAAAAAAAATACAAAATAAGAAAAGTTAAAAGAAAATTTAGAAGAATTTTAAGGGTAAGAATAAAAGAATTAAAAAGTAGATTTAGATTAGAACTTAGAGCTTCAAAATACAAAAAAACAGACATTAAATATTTATATTTAAATTTTCAAGCTAACTTGATTAATCTAAAAGATGAATATAAGAAGAAAGCTGATCTTAGTTATAGTAAATTAAAAGATGAGATTAATACCATTATTTCAGCAAATAGAGTTATATCTGATAAAAATAAAGCAATAATTGCTAGTATAAAAGAAGCTAAATCACTTTTTAAAGTGAAATGAAAAGATCTAGAAGATGATAGAAAAGCAAATGAACTTATTTTATTGCAAGAATATAAAAGAAGAAAGTATAATTATAGAACTAAAAGAAAAGAATTCAAAAAAGAATTTAAAATCAAAAGAAATACTTTAATTGAGGATTTTAAGAATGAAAATCCAAATATGGAACATTTTAAATTTACTTTATATAAGTTTATGATGTACAAACTAAAGCCTTTTAAAAATGAAAATGAAGAGAAGATTTACAATCTGGTTTTAAAAATAAATGAGATTAAAGTTCAAAGCCTTAATAAAATACATATGCAAAAAAAATTCTTGCTTGATGCAAGAAATGAAATTTTATACAACAAAGGTAAAGAAGAACCAATCACCTTTAAAACATTAGTTAATATTTTAACAATGGGTATTGGTAAAGTAACTAGTTGAAAATACATGGTTGCTCTAAGAAATGCTTTTTATTCACTTATACCGATGATGATAGTTGGTGCCATATTTATGTTTATCAACAACATAATGCTTTCATCAGAAAAGGGTGGTTTTTTTAGTCTATTTAATTTAAATGTAAACTCAATTGAGTTACTAAATCGTATAAAACTTGTGGGAAATTATATTGAAGATGCTACTTACTCATTTTATTCAATCATACTGGCTGGTGCTGTCGCTTATCATTTGGCGAGATTTTATAATATGAGTAAGTGAAGTTGCGCCACATTAGCGGTTTGTTCATTTGCTATTTTAAATACTAATATTTTTACAGAAATTTCAGCCTTTGGTAATAGTGGTATTTTTAGCGCTTTTATAATTGGATCATTATCAACAGTTATATATGCCAAAATTTCAAAAAGTGAAAGATTCAGCATTAGATTTTATGGTAAAGTACCAGAAGGTATTTCGAAATCTTTTAAAAATCTTATTCCTTTTGCAATAACATTAGCTATTTTTGGAGTAAGTGCTTTAATTATTGCTGTTGTAGGAAGCCAAATTGGTCCCGTTACTATATCGGGAGTCGAAAGAAATTTTAACTCACTAAACGAAGTTATTATAATTATGTTTCAAAAATCAGTAGAGGATTTCCATGAAGGTTATGGAAAAATGATTGCAATATTATTTGAGTGACAATTGCTATCTTTTGTGGGTATATATGCAAAAGGGGTTTTGGGACCTATCGTTGGAAGTGAACAAATAATGGGTTTGCATCATAATCAAGAAGCAATTGCCAATGGTTTGAAACCAACGTTTGTTTTTACAAATTCTTTTATGAATAATTTTGTTCAAATGGGAGGTACTGGAGGAACCATTGGTCTTATTATAGCGATCTTGATTTTGTCAAAAAGATTAAATTGAAGAATAATTGCTAAATTAACTTTAATACCTGCTATTTTTGGTATTAATGAACCACTAGTATATTCACTTCCACTTATTTTTAACTGAGTCTTATTAATACCATTTATATTAGCGCCATTGCTTGCAGCTACATTTGCTTACATAACTACTATTTGGGGAATATTTGATTATACAACAGAATCTTTATCAACAATCATACCTCCAATAGTTGGAGGATATTTATCTACTGGTAATATTGGAGGCGCCATATTAGCATTATTATGTATGTCAATCTTGATAATTTGCTATTTACCTTTTGTTGCAATTGGAAATAATACATTTAAGTCCGATAACAATCAAAATGATAGAAGTTTGGATATACCAAACTTGGTTATTCAGAATAGAGTTGATGGTAATGACCCACCAAAACTTGGATTTAGTAAAATAACAGAAAACAACCGAAGATTTTAATCTTAAACAAATCTTAAATAATAGATTTGTTTTTTTGATAAAATATAAATAAGAGGGATGTTATATGAAAAGAAAAATAGGATTATCAATCTATCCAGAACAATCAAGTTTTGAAGAAGATAAAAAATATTTAGACTTAGCAAAGTCTTTAGGTTACGAAGTTGTGTTTACTAGTTTTTTACATTTTATAGGTTCAGAAAATGTAAAAGAAAAAGCTGAAAAAGTTTTAAAATCAATCAAATATGCAAAAAAAATAGGTTTTTACACAATAGCCGATGTTGAATATGCATCAATGGAGTTAATTGGTATATCGGTTAAAGATACTTCAAAGTGTTTAGAATATGGAATAGACTGCTTGAGATTAGACTCACCAAGTCTTCCAGCAGAAATTGCTGCTGTTACACACAATAAATCACAAATTGATATACAACTGAATATGTCTAACAATGATAGTTTAATTGATAATGTTATGGACTTTGCACCAATCTCCAATAGATTAAGTGGTTGTCATAACTTTTATCCATTAGAATATACAGGACTTCCATTTGATTATTTTTTAAAAGCTAACAAAAGGTACTTAAAGTATAGATTAAATACTTCAGCATTTGTAGGTAGTCATAATGGAGAGATGTCAACATCATGAAATCAAAAAGAGGTACCAACCATTGAAGAACAAAGATATTTACCAGTTGGTCAGCAAGCTAAACTATTATTTTATACAAATGAAATAGATACGGTTTTGATTGGTAATGCTTATGCTACAGAAGAAGAACTAAAAGAGTTGGCAGCAATTGATAGATATGAAATAACATTTGATTTAAAATGCTCTGAAGGTGTAACGGATATAGAAAAAAAAGTTCTTAAGTTTGAACATTTTAGAAGAGGAGATATTACTGATTACTTTATTAGATCAACATTTAGTAGGGTAGAATTCAAAAACGAAGATATACCAGCGCGAGATACTCGAGGAGTTTATAATCGTGGAGATGTTGTTATTATTAATAACGGTGATAAAAAATATAAGGCTGAGGTGCACATCATTTTAAAAGATGGTTTTGAAGATAAACCTAAAAAATATAATTATTTGGGAACAATTGATAAAAACGAAAATCGTCTAGTTGATTTTATAAAACCATGAGCGCACTTTAGATTTAAATTAGTTTAATTTTTAAAAAATTAAAATGTTTACATTTTAGTTTTTTTATCTTTAAATATGATATCTTTTATAAGTAAGAGACAAAAACATTAAATTTTGAAAGGAAACTAAAATGAGTATTTTTATTGAAAAAATAAATAATGCATTTGAAAATATACTTAAAAAAAGTAATTTGCAAGGAAGAATAATTATAGAAAAACCAAGAGAAGAAAGCAATGGAGATTTTTCAACTAATTTTGCAATGATAAATTCTAAATTAAATAACATGAAACCACTTGATTTAGCGAGTCAGCTTGTCAAATCGTTAAATGAAACTAACTTATTTGAAAAAGTAGAAATTGCTGGACCAGGTTTTATTAATATGACCATGAAAAATGATTTTTTGAAAGATGTTTTAAATAAGATTATTAAAGAAAAAGACCATTATGGAAGTTCTGATAAAAAAGATTTTAAGTACAATATCGAAATTGTTTCAGCGAACCCTACAGGGTATTTGCATATTGGTCACGCAAGAAATGGTTCAATTGGTGACAGTGTGGCAAGAATGTTAAAATTTTTGGGTTATCAAGTTGAAACAGAACATTATACAAATGATGCTGGAAATCAAATTAATATAAGTGCTTCAACTCTTTTTTATCAATATTTAAAGTTACTAAATATAGAAGTTCAACCACCTGAAGAAATGTATGGTGGAGACATGTATGTTGAAGTTGCTAAACTCTTTTTAGATAAATACGGGGATAAGTTTAAGGATAACAGATTAAATGGAAATATAATTGATGACGAAGAAGTCCATAAAATATTTAGAAAAGAATCAATTAGCTTTTTTCTAGAAATAATTAAAAATCAATTAAAAATGCTAGGTGTTCAAATTGACTTATTCAGTAGTGAAGCTCAAATTTATGCACAAAATGAAGTTGAAAAAACTTTAAGTTTGTATGAAAATTTAGGTAAAACATATTGAAAAGATGATGCATTATGAATTAAAACAACCGAACTCGGTGACGACAAAGACAGAGTTTTGAAAAAAGCTAACGGTGAATTTACCTACATATCAGGAGATTTAGCTAGCCATAATGTTCGTTTTCAAAGAAGTAATGCTAATAAATATGTAAATTTTTGAGGAGCTGACCACCATGGTTATATTCCAAGAATAAAAGCAGGATTAACATTATTAGGTTATCCAAAAGATATTTTAGAAATTGATATTTATCAAATGGTAAGAGTAATCAAAGATGGACAAGAAGTTAAAATGTCTAAAAGAAGAGGTACTGCAATTTGACTAATTGATCTTATTGAAATGGTAGGGAAGGATTCAACAAGATATATGTTGGTTTCAAAACCACCAACAAGTCATATGGATTTTGATTTAGACCTAGTAATGTCAAAAAATAGTGCAAATCCAGTTTATTATGCTCAATATGCAACAGCAAGAGCTTTTAAAATATTAGAAAAAGCTCAGGAGCATGGATTAACACTAAATAATACAAATTTTAATTTATTGGATAATGAAAAAGAAAAACAAATCATAATGCTGCTTGATTCATTTAATAAAACTATTGAATATGCTGCAACTAGTAGACTACCAAGTGTAGTTTGTGATTATATTCAAAATCTAGCTAAAAAGTTTCATTCATATTATTCTGAGTTTAAGTTTTTTGATGAACAAAATAAGGAGTTAAGTACTCAGAGATGTATTTTAGTTGAAGCAATATATCAAGTTTTAAGTAATGCTTTCAACTTGATCGGTATTGATGTAGTTAATGAGATGTAAAAATTTTAAAATAGTTATTGAAATCATTTAGTATAGTGTATAATAAATTTGTTTAAAAGAAGAAGCACAAGCTCACCGTCACTTTATTGGAAGCGGTCAAAAAAACTTATTTAATAAAATTTATAAAATTTTAAATAATTTTTGAGTGTGCCGATTATCTTTTAAAGGCACATTTTATTTTATTTGGAGGAAGAATGGCAGAAAACAAAAACATAAAAACTGAATTTGTTAATAGAGAAATAAGAGCAAGGCAAATTTTAGTTATAAATGATGATGGTACCAAAATAGGACCATTAAATAAGTTTGAAGCTTTAAAGTTAGCTGAAGAACAAGGTATGGATTTATTTCAAGTAGGAATGCAAGATAATCAAGTTGCAATTGCCAAAATATTGGACTATGGAAAATATAAATATGAACAAAAAAGAAAACAACGTGAAAACAAAAAAAACCAAGTTAAAGTTGAAAATAAAGAAATTAGATTAACTGTTGGAATTGGTGATCACGACCTTGATACTAAAGCTAGAAAAGCAAGAGAATTTCTTGAAGAAGGAGATAGAGTAAAAATATCTCTAAAATTTAAGGGAAGAGAGATTACTTATCAAGAATTGGGTCTAGAAACTTTAAATAAATTTTATACAAAAATCGAGGATGTAGCTAAAATTGAAAAAGAAGCTAAACTAAATACTAGGTTTTTAGATATGTATGTAGTGCCTAAAAAAGCTAATTAGAATAGAGGGAGCAGTAGTATGCCAAAAATGAAAACAAAAAGCTCTTTAGCAAAAAGAGTTAAGAAAAATGGTACAGGTAAATTAAAAAGAGGTCATGCATATAGATCTCACTTAGCACAAAACAAAACAACAAAACAAAAAAGACATCTTAAAAAAGCAACATTTGTTTCATCTGGAGATATGAAACGTCTAAAAGGATTATTACAAGGTTAAAGGTAGGTAGAACAATATGGCAAGAATTAAATTTGGAAAAGTAACAAGAGCAAGAAGAAAACGTTGAATCAAAAGAGCTAAAGGTTACTACGGAACTAAAAAAGCAAACTTTAAAAAAGCACATGAACAAGTTGTTCGTTCAATGCATTATGCATTTGTTGGTAGAAAGTTAAAAAAACGTGACTTTAGAAAACTTTGAATAATTCGTATCAATGCTGCAGTTAGACCTTTAGGATTAAGTTATTCAAAATTTATGAACGGTATTAAATTAGCAGGAATTGAAATAAATAGAAAAATGTTGTCTGAATTAGCAATTAATGAACCAAAACAATTTGAAAACATTGTAGAAGCATCAAAAAAAGCTTTAAGTGCAAAAAAATAATTTTACAAAACAAGGTATTTGCCTTGTTTTTTGTTTATTATATTAATAAGGTGATAAATATGGCAATACTAAATGCAGAAGTAGTTGAATTTGATAAAGAAGATTTAGAAGCGGCATGAGAAAACGCTCCTTCTTTGATAAATAAAGATAAAGATGAATTTAGAATGTGTTACATATGTAAGTTTCACATGGATAAATCAAAGTTTGACAATGATAATTTAGGAGAGTTTGGATGAATCGTTGATTTAATAGATGTTAAAAACTTTTCATTAGATCAAGATAATTTTATTGCAATTCATCCAAGATGTATCACATTTAAACCCAAACCAAATAATAAAAGCTTGGTAAAAAAAGTTAAAAAGAAATTGTGGGCATTTGACGAAAATGCCTATAGTCAATAAAAAAATAAACCCTAATTGTAAACTGGGAAAAATAAATTCTACACTAGAAAGAGGTGTAGAATTTTTTATGTCAAAAAACCTAACTGTAGAAGAATGAATGAAAATAATTCAAATATATAAAAAACAAGGAATTCAAATTGCAGAACAAGAATATCGTATAATTAAAGCAAAACAGATTAAATTTTCACAATTTATTAAAAAAAGAATAAAACAAAAAACTTATTTAGTAGATAATTATGGTATGAAAAGTTTAAATAGAAAAAAAGGCTCTGGAAGATACAAAAAAAGAGATGATTCTGATATTCCAGGAATAATTAGTGATCTAACTGAAGAGCAAAAAAGAGAAATAATTGAAGATTGAATAAAAAGTCAGAGAGATAAAAAGGAAAGAAATGCGATTAGCAAAATAAAATCTCTAAACATAAGTATGAAAGCAAGAATTATATCAATGCATAGAACAACATTTTACAAAAAACCAAAAGTTAGAAGATATAAATACAATAATTTAAAAAACACAGTTGAAGAAATATTAAAGGAGTCCAAGTTTATATATGGTAGCAGAAAAATAAGTGTTTTATTAAAAGAAAAACATATGTCAATCAACGATAGAACTTTAAGGCACTATCTAAAAAGATGAGGTTTTATAATTAAAACCCGAATTAAAAAAAGACAAGCAGAATCAAAAAATATTAATACTAAATTTAAGGATTTAGTGAAGCGCAATTATAATCCTACTATAGACAATATAATTGCTACTGATGTTTCTTACATTCCGGGTTTGGTAGAAGGAAATAATTACTATTTATCTGCAGCTATTAGTCATAAAACTAAAAAAATTGAATCATGATGTTTATCAAAAAACAACAACTCGCAATTAGTTATAGATACTTTAAATAAAATTAATAAATCAAATTTTATATTACATTCAGATCATGGCTCTCAATACTCTAGTAATGAAGTTATAGAATTGGTAAAACAAATGAATTGTCAAACTTCAATGAGCAGAGTTGGCAATTCCTTAGATAATAGAGAAATAGAGTATTTTTTTAGTTGTTTAAAAGGTGAGTATCTAAATCACATTAATACAAACAAAATGAATATTGATGAAATTTATAATCATATAGATTGATATATAGATTGATATAATAATAAAAGAATACAAAAAATTTTGAATTGAAAAACGCCAGCTACTGCCGGCGCTATTATTTAAAACTGTAGAATTTGTTTTTCCCAGTTTATTGGGTTTATTTTCTTTTATAATTTAAGCCTGTTAAATTGTAAACTTTTCTAAGTTTTTTAGATGCAGCCTTTTTAGCGTTTAATGTTCCTGATTCAATTCATTTTTCTAAATCATCAGAATTATAAATTTCATTATATTTACTCTGTATTTTTTCAAGAAGAGATACAACAACATTTGTAACATTTTCTTTTAAAAATCCATAATCTTTTCCTTCACACATTTTTTCAATTTTTTCAATAGCTAAGTTAGCTAAACTAGATCAAATAGTTATTAAATTACTTACGCCTGGTTTATTTTCTAAGTCATATTTTATAAGGTTTTCACTATCTGTTACTGCGGATTTTATTTTTTTCTTAACTTCTTCAATATTATCTAATAGTGCAATATAACTTTTTGAATTCAATGAAGATTTAGACATTTTTTTAGTTGGATCTTGTAAATCCAAAATTTTTGCCCCCACTTTTGGATGATATTCTTCAGGCATTTTAAACATTTCCCCATATTTATTATTCATTCTTTCAGCAATTGATCTTGCTAATTCTATATGTTGTTTTTGATCTTTTCCAACTGGTACAAAACTAGCATCATAAAGTAAAATATCTGCAGCCATTAACACAGGATACATAAGTAATCCTGTGGGAATAAACTCAGTTCCATTATCCGATTTTACTTTATTGGATTTATCTTTAAATTGTGTCATTCTTTGTAATTCCCCAAGTGTTGTATTACAAGTTAATACCCAAGCTAATTCTGCATGTTCTGCTATATCGCTTTGAATAAATATATTTGATTTTGTAGGATCTAATCCACATGCAAAATACAAAGCGACAGTCTCTTTTATATTTTTTCTTAAAGTTTCTTTGTCAATTGGAAGTGTAATACCATGTAGATTTGCAACAAATATATACATTTCAAAATCATCTTGTAAATCCACAAAGTTTTTTAAAGCCCCAATATAATTACCTAAAGTTATTTTTCCAGTTGTTGTTATTCCAGAAATCATTCGTTTTTTTTCCATAAATTCACCTTTAAATAGTTAAATACTTTAAAGATTATAAATTAAAAATTCTCTCATTAATACAAAGTAATAAAATATATTTGATAAAATAAAAAACGTAGTCTAATTTTTTTGAGATAAGTTAATTTAGAAAATTTGTTTATTGAATGTATAATATAAAAAAGGTAAGTTATATGAGAAATTACGAAATTGTAAAAAATGATTATGAATCAACTGCGAATGAAGTAGCTAAACTTGAAGAGTTTTTAAACGCTAATGGATTTATAAAAAATGTACAGAATCCAGTCTATGTATTTGTAATAGGTGGAGATGGAACTTTTTTAAAAGCGGTACACAAGTATCAAGATTTATTAGATCAAATATATTTTGTTCCTTTCAAGTTTGGTGGAATTGGTTATTACACAAATAAAAATAACTTAAATGAAATAAAAAGTTTAGTTGAAATGATTGAAAAAGAGGAATGTTTTCAAATAAACTATCAAATATTAGAGCTATTGAATGGGAAAAGAAAACACTATATTTTAAATGAAGTAAAAATTTTGAATGAAAAAAGACCTCTATACATAAAACTGTTCATAAATGATGAATATTTAGAGACTTTTCATGGAACTGGAATTGTTGTTTCTACACCAACTGGAAGTACAGGTTATATAAAATCAACCGGTGGAAGTGTGATATTACCAAAAAATAGTGGATTATATCAGCTTCAAGAATTAGTTCCAGTAAGTACAAATATTTATAGAACTTTGAATTCTCCCATTATATTAAATAGTGATTATGTTTTGCGTTTAGAATTAGAATCGCTATGTGAAACTTTAATTTGTGATACACAAGAAAGAAAAATACTTGATAACATTCTAGAAATAAAAGTTAGTGAAAAAAAGGTTAGAGTTATAAGCCATAGAGATCCAAAGCAAATAAGTGAAATAAACAC
Coding sequences within it:
- a CDS encoding ROK family protein — translated: MAKAFVVDLGATFAKCAFFEKDEVQLKFEYPTSDRKNILERIVEEAFKKADENKIDIKTLDFIGIAVCGIVDNKTGTVIYSTNLGWKNYPVKAILQELFNNKNVVVLNDAKSATFGEWSRGLNKEPNSMALFTIGTGIGGGAIFDRDLVFGDNTGLPSEPGHGGGFQNEIECGCGLKGCVEPISSATGIERALREQGKVSKGELGKRYKELGDDLHIIDIADLFLGGDQEVIDIFYKALEPLAKIISVLIHFFDISIIVIGGGPSNLGEPLMELIRKQLKHYVLPDFYEKLNLVQTSLRGLVGNWGVYEYGKSAFNLK
- a CDS encoding PTS sugar transporter subunit IIC; the protein is MERYEKFPEIKNIYKKILKSKDNYKKNILELKSSKPFLYEKKYKIRKVKRKFRRILRVRIKELKSRFRLELRASKYKKTDIKYLYLNFQANLINLKDEYKKKADLSYSKLKDEINTIISANRVISDKNKAIIASIKEAKSLFKVKWKDLEDDRKANELILLQEYKRRKYNYRTKRKEFKKEFKIKRNTLIEDFKNENPNMEHFKFTLYKFMMYKLKPFKNENEEKIYNLVLKINEIKVQSLNKIHMQKKFLLDARNEILYNKGKEEPITFKTLVNILTMGIGKVTSWKYMVALRNAFYSLIPMMIVGAIFMFINNIMLSSEKGGFFSLFNLNVNSIELLNRIKLVGNYIEDATYSFYSIILAGAVAYHLARFYNMSKWSCATLAVCSFAILNTNIFTEISAFGNSGIFSAFIIGSLSTVIYAKISKSERFSIRFYGKVPEGISKSFKNLIPFAITLAIFGVSALIIAVVGSQIGPVTISGVERNFNSLNEVIIIMFQKSVEDFHEGYGKMIAILFEWQLLSFVGIYAKGVLGPIVGSEQIMGLHHNQEAIANGLKPTFVFTNSFMNNFVQMGGTGGTIGLIIAILILSKRLNWRIIAKLTLIPAIFGINEPLVYSLPLIFNWVLLIPFILAPLLAATFAYITTIWGIFDYTTESLSTIIPPIVGGYLSTGNIGGAILALLCMSILIICYLPFVAIGNNTFKSDNNQNDRSLDIPNLVIQNRVDGNDPPKLGFSKITENNRRF
- a CDS encoding DUF871 domain-containing protein, giving the protein MKRKIGLSIYPEQSSFEEDKKYLDLAKSLGYEVVFTSFLHFIGSENVKEKAEKVLKSIKYAKKIGFYTIADVEYASMELIGISVKDTSKCLEYGIDCLRLDSPSLPAEIAAVTHNKSQIDIQLNMSNNDSLIDNVMDFAPISNRLSGCHNFYPLEYTGLPFDYFLKANKRYLKYRLNTSAFVGSHNGEMSTSWNQKEVPTIEEQRYLPVGQQAKLLFYTNEIDTVLIGNAYATEEELKELAAIDRYEITFDLKCSEGVTDIEKKVLKFEHFRRGDITDYFIRSTFSRVEFKNEDIPARDTRGVYNRGDVVIINNGDKKYKAEVHIILKDGFEDKPKKYNYLGTIDKNENRLVDFIKPWAHFRFKLV
- the argS gene encoding arginine--tRNA ligase, yielding MSIFIEKINNAFENILKKSNLQGRIIIEKPREESNGDFSTNFAMINSKLNNMKPLDLASQLVKSLNETNLFEKVEIAGPGFINMTMKNDFLKDVLNKIIKEKDHYGSSDKKDFKYNIEIVSANPTGYLHIGHARNGSIGDSVARMLKFLGYQVETEHYTNDAGNQINISASTLFYQYLKLLNIEVQPPEEMYGGDMYVEVAKLFLDKYGDKFKDNRLNGNIIDDEEVHKIFRKESISFFLEIIKNQLKMLGVQIDLFSSEAQIYAQNEVEKTLSLYENLGKTYWKDDALWIKTTELGDDKDRVLKKANGEFTYISGDLASHNVRFQRSNANKYVNFWGADHHGYIPRIKAGLTLLGYPKDILEIDIYQMVRVIKDGQEVKMSKRRGTAIWLIDLIEMVGKDSTRYMLVSKPPTSHMDFDLDLVMSKNSANPVYYAQYATARAFKILEKAQEHGLTLNNTNFNLLDNEKEKQIIMLLDSFNKTIEYAATSRLPSVVCDYIQNLAKKFHSYYSEFKFFDEQNKELSTQRCILVEAIYQVLSNAFNLIGIDVVNEM
- the infC gene encoding translation initiation factor IF-3, with translation MAENKNIKTEFVNREIRARQILVINDDGTKIGPLNKFEALKLAEEQGMDLFQVGMQDNQVAIAKILDYGKYKYEQKRKQRENKKNQVKVENKEIRLTVGIGDHDLDTKARKAREFLEEGDRVKISLKFKGREITYQELGLETLNKFYTKIEDVAKIEKEAKLNTRFLDMYVVPKKAN
- the rpmI gene encoding 50S ribosomal protein L35, whose protein sequence is MPKMKTKSSLAKRVKKNGTGKLKRGHAYRSHLAQNKTTKQKRHLKKATFVSSGDMKRLKGLLQG
- the rplT gene encoding 50S ribosomal protein L20 encodes the protein MARIKFGKVTRARRKRWIKRAKGYYGTKKANFKKAHEQVVRSMHYAFVGRKLKKRDFRKLWIIRINAAVRPLGLSYSKFMNGIKLAGIEINRKMLSELAINEPKQFENIVEASKKALSAKK
- a CDS encoding IS3 family transposase, translating into MSKNLTVEEWMKIIQIYKKQGIQIAEQEYRIIKAKQIKFSQFIKKRIKQKTYLVDNYGMKSLNRKKGSGRYKKRDDSDIPGIISDLTEEQKREIIEDWIKSQRDKKERNAISKIKSLNISMKARIISMHRTTFYKKPKVRRYKYNNLKNTVEEILKESKFIYGSRKISVLLKEKHMSINDRTLRHYLKRWGFIIKTRIKKRQAESKNINTKFKDLVKRNYNPTIDNIIATDVSYIPGLVEGNNYYLSAAISHKTKKIESWCLSKNNNSQLVIDTLNKINKSNFILHSDHGSQYSSNEVIELVKQMNCQTSMSRVGNSLDNREIEYFFSCLKGEYLNHINTNKMNIDEIYNHIDWYIDWYNNKRIQKILNWKTPATAGAII
- the trpS gene encoding tryptophan--tRNA ligase, giving the protein MEKKRMISGITTTGKITLGNYIGALKNFVDLQDDFEMYIFVANLHGITLPIDKETLRKNIKETVALYFACGLDPTKSNIFIQSDIAEHAELAWVLTCNTTLGELQRMTQFKDKSNKVKSDNGTEFIPTGLLMYPVLMAADILLYDASFVPVGKDQKQHIELARSIAERMNNKYGEMFKMPEEYHPKVGAKILDLQDPTKKMSKSSLNSKSYIALLDNIEEVKKKIKSAVTDSENLIKYDLENKPGVSNLITIWSSLANLAIEKIEKMCEGKDYGFLKENVTNVVVSLLEKIQSKYNEIYNSDDLEKWIESGTLNAKKAASKKLRKVYNLTGLNYKRK
- a CDS encoding diacylglycerol kinase catalytic domain-containing protein, with amino-acid sequence MRNYEIVKNDYESTANEVAKLEEFLNANGFIKNVQNPVYVFVIGGDGTFLKAVHKYQDLLDQIYFVPFKFGGIGYYTNKNNLNEIKSLVEMIEKEECFQINYQILELLNGKRKHYILNEVKILNEKRPLYIKLFINDEYLETFHGTGIVVSTPTGSTGYIKSTGGSVILPKNSGLYQLQELVPVSTNIYRTLNSPIILNSDYVLRLELESLCETLICDTQERKILDNILEIKVSEKKVRVISHRDPKQISEINTLRDIFIIDKKSVK